Proteins from one Nicotiana tabacum cultivar K326 chromosome 23, ASM71507v2, whole genome shotgun sequence genomic window:
- the LOC107768210 gene encoding uncharacterized protein LOC107768210 yields MSAKLMVEVTSEVSPSTVALATAARQTGGKVVCIIQEQKLDKPQKVIEETGLNDMVEFKTGDPVDVLPNYENIDFSLVDCKTKNYDKLIEKLDVNPERSVVVTNNVEGRKGVIGKLKKVENEVKIFSTKHPMGEGLEVTMIESVKFIILIMINIHKEVLINVIHVYADSIKWEIQSGLL; encoded by the exons ATGAGTGCCAAATTAATGGTAGAAGTCACCTCTGAAGTCTCTCCATCAACTGTGGCCTTAGCCACTGCTGCTCGTCAAACAGGAG GTAAAGTTGTCTGCATTATTCAGGAGCAAAAATTGGACAAGCCGCAGAAAGTGATTGAAGAAACAGGGCTAAATGACATGGTAGAATTCAAGACAGGGGACCCTGTTGATGTCTTGCCTAACTACGAGAACATCGATTTCTCTCTCGTCGATTGCAAGACTAAAAACTACGATAAGTTGATAGAAAAACTCGATGTTAATCCCGAAAGATCAGTTGTAGTCACAAATAATGTAGAAGGGAGAAAAGGGGTTATAGGAAAACTGAAAAAAGTGGAGAATGAGGTTAAAATATTTTCAACTAAGCATCCTATGGGTGAAGGTTTAGAGGTTACTATGATAGAAAGTGTTAAGTTTATAATTTTAATAATGATCAATATCCATAAAGAAGTCTTGATTAATGTTATACATGTGTATGCAGATTCTATAAAATGGGAGATTCAAAGTGGTCTACTTTGA